In one window of Canis aureus isolate CA01 chromosome 25, VMU_Caureus_v.1.0, whole genome shotgun sequence DNA:
- the LOC144297537 gene encoding olfactory receptor 6C75-like, with translation MRNHTKVTEFILLGLTDDPKWQVVLFIFLLVTYMCSVTGNLVIIFLTLTDPHLKTPMYFFLRNFSFLEMSFTSATIPRFLVTVVTGDRTISYNDCLAQVFFVILLGVTEFYLLTAMSYDRYVAICKPLHYMTIMSTRVCILLVFSSWLAGFLVIFPPVILMLKLDFCASNIIDHFVCDSSPIIQLSCTNTHFLELMAFVLAVVTLMVTLTLVMLSYTHIIRTILRIPSTSQRKKAFSTCSSHMIVVSLSYGSCIFMYIKPSAKERVSLNKGVAVIITSVTPLLNPFIYTLRNQQVKQAFKNMVHRMVFSSYK, from the coding sequence atgAGAAATCACACAAAGGTAACAGAGTTTATTCTTCTCGGGTTGACTGATGACCCAAAGTGGCAGGTTGTACTTTTCATATTTCTCCTGGTCACCTACATGTGCAGTGTGACTGGGAACCTGGTCATTATCTTCCTCACCCTTACGGATCCCCACCTGAAGACTCCAATGTATTTCTTCCTTCGAAACTTCTCATTCCTAGAAATGTCATTCACGTCTGCCACAATTCCCAGATTCCTTGTCACTGTTGTGACGGGAGACAGAACCATTTCCTACAATGACTGTCTGGCTCAGGTATTTTTCGTCATCTTATTAGGGGTGACAGAGTTTTACCTCCTGACTGCCATGTCCTATGACCGCTacgtggccatctgcaaacctcTGCATTACATGACCATCATGAGCACCAGAGTCTGCATCCTCCTTGTCTTTAGCTCATGGCTTGCAGGATTCCTGGTCATCTTTCCACCTGTAATTCTGATGCTGAAGTTGGATTTCTGTGCCTCCAATATAATCGATCATTTTGTCTGTGACTCTTCGCCAATTATACAGCTTTCTTGCACAAACACTCACTTTCTAGAACTCATGGCATTTGTTTTAGCAGTGGTAACGCTTATGGTCACCTTAACCCTAGTTATGCTCTCCTACACACACATCATCCGCACAATTCTGAGAATTCCTTCCACGAGTCAAAGGAAAAAAGCCTTTTCCACGTGTTCCTCCCACATGATAGTAGTCTCCCTCTCTTATGGCAGCTGCATCTTCATGTACATCAAGCCTTCTGCAAAGGAAAGGGTGAGTTTAAACAAAGGCGTAGCTGTGATCATTACCTCAGTGACTCCCCTCCTCAATCCTTTCATATATACCTTAAGAAACCAGCAGGTGAAGCAAGCCTTCAAGAACATGGTCCACAGAATGGtcttttcttcatataaatga